A stretch of the Pseudomonas sp. ACM7 genome encodes the following:
- a CDS encoding TetR/AcrR family transcriptional regulator, protein MNRAIAQEGAADVATAVAESVQYQGRKASRQGSEQRRQDILDAAMRIVVRDGVRAVRHRAVAAEAGVPLSATTYYFKDIDDLLTDTFAQYVERSAAFMAKLWASNEGLLREMVAYGDGSPESRSQLADDIARLTADYVQRQLHNRREHLMAEQAFRQEALLNPRLAELVRSHQQILLQGTCHFFEVLGSREPQQDAKVLTAIIGRMEYQGLLNDAEPVAEAEMLGILTRYMHLVLASV, encoded by the coding sequence GTGAACCGTGCAATTGCTCAAGAGGGTGCAGCGGACGTCGCCACTGCGGTCGCTGAAAGTGTTCAGTACCAGGGTCGCAAGGCCAGCCGACAGGGCAGTGAGCAGCGTCGACAGGACATTCTCGATGCGGCGATGCGCATTGTCGTGCGCGATGGCGTGCGGGCCGTGCGTCACCGTGCGGTGGCCGCCGAGGCTGGTGTGCCGCTGTCGGCCACCACTTACTATTTCAAGGACATCGATGACCTGCTCACCGATACCTTTGCCCAATACGTGGAACGCAGCGCGGCGTTCATGGCCAAGTTGTGGGCCAGCAACGAAGGCCTGCTGCGCGAGATGGTTGCTTATGGCGATGGCAGCCCCGAGTCCCGTTCACAGCTGGCTGACGATATCGCACGGCTGACCGCCGATTACGTGCAGCGCCAATTGCACAACCGTCGGGAACACTTGATGGCCGAGCAGGCGTTCCGCCAGGAGGCCCTGTTGAACCCGCGTTTGGCGGAGTTGGTGCGCTCGCATCAGCAAATTCTTCTGCAAGGCACCTGCCATTTTTTCGAGGTGTTGGGTTCCCGCGAGCCACAACAGGATGCCAAAGTGTTGACGGCGATTATCGGACGGATGGAATATCAGGGCCTGCTCAACGACGCCGAGCCTGTCGCCGAAGCCGAAATGCTCGGCATCCTCACGCGGTATATGCACCTGGTATTGGCGTCGGTGTAA
- the lysS gene encoding lysine--tRNA ligase: protein MSDLELDPQALQQEENSLIALRKEKLAAERAKGNAFPNDFRRDNYCEDLQKQYADKTKEELAEAAIPVKVAGRIMLNRGSFMVIQDMTGRIQVYVNRKTLSEETLASVKTWDMGDIIAAEGTLARSGKGDLYVEMTTVRLLTKSLRPLPDKHHGLTDTEQRYRQRYVDLIVNEEVRQTFRVRSQVIAHIRSFLMQRDFLEVETPMLQTIPGGAAAKPFETHHNALDMEMFLRIAPELYLKRLVVGGFEKVFEINRNFRNEGVSTRHNPEFTMLEFYQAYADYEDNMDLTEELFRELAQLVLGSTDVPYGDKVFHFGEPFVRLSVFDSILKYNPELTADDLTDIDKARAIAKKAGAKVLGFEGLGKLQVMIFEELVEHKLEQPHFITQYPFEVSPLARRNDENPNVTDRFELFIGGREIANAYSELNDAEDQAERFMAQVADKDAGDDEAMHYDADFVRALEYGMPPTAGEGIGIDRLVMLLTNSPSIRDVILFPHMRPQA, encoded by the coding sequence ATGAGCGACCTAGAACTCGACCCGCAAGCCCTGCAACAGGAAGAAAACTCCCTGATCGCCCTGCGCAAGGAAAAGCTGGCTGCCGAGCGCGCCAAGGGCAATGCCTTCCCGAACGACTTCCGCCGCGACAACTACTGCGAAGACTTGCAGAAGCAGTACGCGGACAAGACCAAGGAAGAGCTGGCAGAGGCTGCGATCCCGGTCAAGGTTGCCGGTCGCATCATGCTCAACCGTGGCTCGTTCATGGTGATCCAGGACATGACCGGTCGCATTCAGGTCTACGTCAACCGTAAAACCCTGTCCGAAGAAACCCTGGCCTCGGTGAAAACCTGGGACATGGGCGACATCATTGCTGCCGAAGGCACCCTGGCGCGTTCCGGCAAGGGCGACCTGTACGTTGAAATGACCACCGTGCGCCTGCTGACCAAGTCGCTGCGCCCGCTGCCGGACAAACACCACGGCCTGACCGACACCGAACAGCGCTATCGTCAGCGTTACGTTGACCTGATCGTCAACGAAGAAGTGCGCCAGACCTTCCGCGTGCGTTCGCAAGTGATTGCGCACATCCGCAGCTTCCTGATGCAGCGTGACTTCCTGGAAGTGGAAACGCCGATGCTGCAAACCATTCCGGGTGGCGCGGCAGCCAAGCCGTTCGAGACTCACCACAACGCGCTGGACATGGAAATGTTCCTGCGTATCGCGCCGGAGCTGTACCTCAAGCGTCTGGTAGTCGGTGGTTTTGAAAAAGTGTTCGAGATCAACCGCAACTTCCGTAACGAAGGCGTTTCGACCCGTCACAACCCTGAATTCACCATGTTGGAGTTCTACCAGGCTTACGCCGACTACGAAGACAACATGGACCTGACCGAAGAACTGTTCCGCGAACTGGCACAGCTGGTTCTGGGCAGCACCGACGTACCTTACGGCGACAAAGTGTTCCACTTCGGCGAACCGTTCGTGCGTCTTTCGGTGTTCGACTCGATCCTCAAGTACAACCCTGAGCTGACCGCTGACGACCTGACCGACATCGACAAGGCCCGTGCTATCGCCAAGAAGGCCGGTGCCAAAGTGCTGGGCTTCGAAGGTCTGGGCAAATTGCAGGTGATGATTTTCGAAGAGCTGGTCGAGCATAAGCTGGAGCAGCCGCACTTCATCACTCAGTACCCGTTCGAAGTGTCGCCGCTGGCCCGTCGTAACGACGAGAACCCGAATGTCACCGACCGTTTTGAGCTGTTCATCGGTGGCCGCGAAATCGCCAACGCCTACTCCGAGTTGAACGACGCGGAAGACCAGGCCGAGCGCTTCATGGCTCAGGTGGCCGACAAGGACGCCGGCGACGATGAAGCCATGCATTACGACGCCGACTTCGTTCGCGCGCTGGAGTACGGGATGCCGCCAACGGCCGGTGAAGGTATCGGCATCGACCGTCTGGTGATGCTGCTGACCAACTCCCCGTCGATCCGCGACGTGATCCTGTTCCCGCACATGCGGCCACAAGCGTAA